The stretch of DNA GACTTACATTCACACTACCTTTTCTAATCATAGGTTTCACTTCCATCACTCATAAGACTGATTTACTTTGACTGTATTATGACTTTCTTCCCATGAGCACATGTGTTTATCAATTGAAAGTTTAGTGAGCATGTGAAAGAGAGTTAGGGTGTATCAATTAGAATAATTGCAAATGTCCATTCTTGCTTTCAGCTTCAAGTTCCACATTTGCTCCTTGTTCTGTTTTCCAGGTAGCATGAATTATTAGCACCATAGGACCCTCTGTAGAGAGTGTTGTCTGTGCTTTCTCCTAGAGCTTTTGTGCAGAGACATATGCAAATAGATATGACCTGTTGCCCTCTGTTCTCTGTGTAGGCGAGTCTGTTTCAGTTATCAAACACACCGACCCTGTGCCTGACCCCCGTGCCGTCAATCAGGACAAGAAGAACATGCTCTTCTCTGTAAGCAGCTGGCTCAACTCTCCACAAGACACCACTTATCCTCTTGTTGACCTTGAACCACGTTTGTTTGGCTTCGCACAACTTCAGGGGAAATattgcctgtttttatttagaGATATGTTACATGAGATGTTATCATTTGTACTTGCTCCAGCATGTATGTGCTTTCTGTTTACAGGGCACCAACATTGCTGCTGGCAAGGCTGTGGGTGTGGTGGTAGCCACCGGTGTCAACACAGAGATCGGTAAGATCCGTGATGAGATGGCGGCCACCGAGCAGGAGAAGACACCCCTCCAGCAGAAGCTGGATGAGTTCGGTGAGCAGCTGTCAAAGGTCATCTCTCTCATCTGCATTGCTGTGTGGATCATCAATATCGGGCACTTCAATGACCCCGTGCACGGAGGCTCCTGGATCCGTGGTGCTGTTTACTACTTCAAGATCGCCGTAGCGCTGGCTGTGGCCGCCATCCCTGAGGGTCTGCCTGCCGTCATCACCACCTGCCTGGCTCTGGGCACCCGCCGCATGGCCAAGAAGAATGCCATTGTGCGCAGCCTGCCGTCCGTGGAGACCCTGGGCTGCACCTCTGTCATCTGCTCTGACAAGACAGGCACCCTCACCACCAACCAGATGTCTGTCTGCAGGGtgagtcactcactcactcactcacacacacactcacattgtTGGTGGTGCACTGAGCGGTTTAGTTGTGTGCTTTCTTATCTTTGTAATACCTGAATAATCGAACATCGTGGTCCACAGGTTAGAGATACCATCCCTTTAACCAAAAAGCCACTGGTGCCCTTCCTGCTGCAGTTAAGCCATGTGTCCTGTGGAAGTGCCCTTTAGCAATATACTGAACCCCTACACACTCAGTTACTATAGGTCTCTCTGGTTAAGATTGTCAGTGTAACAAAAGAGAGTGCAGTCTTCTTTGTGGTAGAGAATAAAGGCTGTTTAACAAGGAGCCAACATGCTGCAGTCGCTCTAATCTACATTGAGTTGCTGGATGACttgcagtgctgctgttgcATAACTGACCTTGCGTCACCAAGCTGCAAAGCAGTCTGTAGTTCCTTTCCCTCCCACTCTATGAGTGGCACCCTGGTGCCGCTCGGCCCCACATTATCAGGACATTTTAGCATTTATTAAAGTTTAATCCTCTTTGTTGCCTTTGCATTGATTTCCTCAGAACTGTTGGCTCAGCCGCTTTTAGAATTGGACTTGTGGCATTACTTTACATTATTTATCGAACAGTTTACTACAGTTTTTTaggtctgtttttatttgggaCCTCACACTAAGCTTCATGTTACACTTGCGATGATTCAGTAACCCAATGATCCTGCAATTACTGCTGTTTTTGATGAGGCATTGTGATTCACGTTGTAAAGTAAAGAAGTAAACCACTAAAAACAATGCATTTGCTTTTAGGAcagcattaagaaaaaaaaaaggcgaaaAGGCAATGACACCCGTATTGTGACCTTCATTAAACACTGACTTATCTAAGTTGGTAGATCATTGTCATCTGGTTTCTTTGGCAGAGCTTAGTGCCAGCATTGCCAGGGTCAGGGGCTCAGTTTATGCATGGGTCACCCATAAATGGCTTTGCATAAAAGTGCCAACATCAAGTGGTGTAATGTAACCTTGTGAGTATGAAATGAGACCCCAAACACCGCCAACAGGAGCATGTAGCGTATCTTCTAcatgtctttgttttcattctgtcCACACAGGCTAAAGTCTGTGTGATAGAAGAGCTTTATAAGTCttaaactgaacagaaaaacTGAGCCAAAAACAAGCCTAATCGAATGTCCATTTTCTTCAAATCATCAGACAGTAACAGCAGAAGTCTTTGAAGTGCGGCCTCTGGCTTGAGGGGGTCTTTACTGATTGTCATCACTCTTCTTCTGACGTTAGTCTGTGTAGGCAGTCCCTCtgattagctgtgtgtgtgtatgtgtgtatgtatgtgtgcgtgcgtgtgcaagtgtgcatccgtgcatgtgtgtgtattctccaGTAGGAAGGAAGCTTCCTGTGGGAGTTGGCCTGGCCCTGTAGCTTCTTCCTTTTGGGCACCACTTCTCTCTTTACTCTGGCTCCCTGGTAGCCTCTGCAGTTTACTTATGGAGGGAAACTAAACACCCTCTTCTCACAGCATGCAGCAGGCCACCCAGCTTGGCCCTCACAGAGACACTGGAGGCTGATCTGATATCTTAATAGTTGTCGCTGCTCATGCTCACTGGGGACATCTGTGGTttctgctgccacctgctgtggcAGTAAAGACACTCGCAGTCGATTCACACACTGTTGATCTGATCACATGCTGTCTGCTTTGGGAACGTTCATATTCATCTTTGTAATGTCCCACCTTGTCTTTTGCTCTCCAGATGTTCATTGTTAACAAATCCGAAGGCGACAGCTGCTCTCTGGCAGAGTTCACCATCACAGGTTCTACCTATGCACCTGAAGGAGAAGTGTGAGTACCCTAACCATACTTGATACTTTTTTCATGGTACTTTTTTTCTTACCTGCACACTGCACAAAACACGGTCAGTCACTGGCGGTGGGACATTTTCATGAAGCAATGTGGTAGTTTCTCCTTGCCTTGGTCATTTGCTTTGCACCATGTTGGGAGGAGAGGTGCAGTTGTGGGTGTGATGTTACCCAGAGACGTGctctgattttttaaaaaatttatttatttgttttgccatGGGTGACTGTGATTTGTGCCTGTTTGGACCATCTCAATGGCATGGTGCACCCGTGAATTGTGTTACATTCAATACCCCATTTGGTGGAGAAACTTTAAGCTACAGATCCCAGAAATCTCAAAACCCTGGTTTATGTATTATGCATGTCTGTTAAACTTTGATATGAATCTCtcaagatggaaaaaatatttcaatacaTTGTTTGTGCATTCTAACGCACACGTGCCAGTGGTTAAATGATCATATCAATGAAAAACTGCTGTGCGTGAcgcacaaaataatgaaatcatAGAATTTTATCCATATAAACTGGCTCAGTGATTGGTTAACTAAATAGATTATGCTGTGTTCAAGGGAATATAGATTGATATATATAGATTGATATATTGAAGACAAAAATATGATGAGGAAGTATGGAATCTTTCATTGCATCTCTTTCAAATGATACAGCGCTCTCTTCaccaccataaaagtaaataattaaagGATCAATAAATAATGCAACATTTAACTTTTTCAATTAGGAATTATGATATTTATTCTATTTAGACAAGAAGGAGAAGCAATTGAGAACTGAGACATGGATGTGGCAAAGAAGGGTGTAAATTACTATTAAAAGgatgttaatattttttcttaactttgttgcacacaaacagataGTCACCCAGGTTGATCGTCTGTGCTTTTCCTCAGCTACCACGATGGCAAACAAGTGAAATCCTCCCAGTATGATGCCCTGGTTGAAATGGCCACCATCTGTGCCCTGTGTAATGACTCCTCTTTGGACTTCAATGAGGTTTGAACGCTGCCTGCTCCACATGCCTGACTTGGACAGAGTGTAATCTGGTGTAACGGTGGCTAACTGGTCTGTTTTTGCTATCAGGCTAAGGGTGTGTATGAGAAGGTTGGCGAGGCCACAGAAACTGCTCTGACCTGCCTGGTGGAGAAGATGAACGCCTTTGACACAGACATCCACCACCTGTCTAAGATTGACAGAGCCAACGCATGCAACTCTGTGAGTGGCATCAGCTCCCTCAACTCGACACACTGCACATTTCCTCTGAGCTGCCTCAGCTGGATTTCttagtctgtctctgtctttataTCAGGTGATCAAACAGCTGATGAAGAAGGAGTTCACCCTGGAGTTCTCCAGAGACAGGAAGTCCATGTCTGTCTACTGCACCCCCAACAAATCCCGCTCCTCCATGGGCAAGATGTTTGTAAAGGTATCCAGACAGGGTTCCTATgcagatgtggaaaaaaatgaaaatgaatttgatcATTTATAGGCTATAAAGGTCTTTCAACTGAACAAAAAGCACTGTTGTTTAGTTCCAGCACTCATATCATATAACTACACTTTTATGAAGTTGAAGATGCATTGTTGTTTGTGGTGTTTGTCATTGTTAGGAAAACATGTAATTTATAGACTGATGTGGCCATATTCATGCAGCCACTATTACAATACttaatactgaacacaaaccaaaatcttCAAACCCAAacaagaatggaaaaaaatgtaatttcgaCATGCAAAATGTATTCTAAGTTTGTACTGCGCAGTTTCCTTGTTTTCCTTGTGGCTTCTAtccaaaacatttcagctgTTTACTGTAGCCCCACTTTTGATTCTGCATTAGTCTCCTGACATGTtcttcacatttcatttcacaccCTTCTGTTGTGCCTCGCAGGGTGCTCCGGAGGGAGTTATTGAGAGATGCACTCATGTCAGAGTGGGCAACAGCAAGGTTCCCCTCAGCCAAGGCATCAAGGACAAAATCTTGTCTGTGATCCGTGAGTACGGGACGGGCCGTGACACTCTGAGGTGCCTTGCCCTGGCGACGCGAGACAGCCCACCCAAGATGGAGGACATGATACTGTCTGACACCGCCAAATTTTCCGAGTATGAGGTGAActctcatttcatttgtcattattttacacTTTAAGAAAACTTAAGCTGTGACATTTGGTAGGACAACAAGACTTCACATACAGTAGACAGGACAGCACGAAATACATTATAGGCATTAGATTGTGTTTGTTCTGAAACAATTACTCAGTTGATCGGATGATCAATAGAAAATTGATTACATCAGCTAGTCAAAATCCCAACCATTTCCTGATTACAGCTTCATTAAAATCACTTAAGATGTATGAAGATGATTTCATTCACACCCGTTCATATTTTCTTTATGAAATCAATCCTTTAGTGtgttttttggctgtttgtgAAACTAAGGAAGAAGTCTCAAGACATTACTTAGGTGTCTGCCCTGGACAGAGTAATGTCTGGACTTATCACTCTACAAGTACACATCAAACACTGAgtcatgtctgtttgtgtgtgtctagtcTGAGCTGACCTTCGTAGGCTGTGTCGGCATGCTGGACCCCCCTAGACAAGAGGTCGCAGCCTCAATCAAGCTGTGCCGCCAGGCCGGCATTCGCGTCATCATGATCACCGGGGACAACAAGGGCACAGCGGTGGCCATCTGCCGCCGCATCGGCATCCTGACTGAGGAAGATGATATCGAACGTATGGCCTTCACTGGCCGTGAGTTTGATGACCTGACGCCCTACGCCCAGCGTGAAGCTGTGACCCACGCACGCTGTTTTGCACGTGTGGAGCCCTCTCACAAGTCCAAGATTGTTGAGTTCCTGCAGGGATTCGACGAGATCACAGCTAtggtaaaaacactgaaattaaatttcagCATTCCTGCAGGTCAGAGTGTCCAAGGTGTTACGTTGTTTAACTTCATGTTCATATATAAATAGATACAGGACAGCGTTAGTACAGTGTGACGGTGTGCCATCTGTAGAATTACCAgtgctttgtttctttatttttgctgatGAATTTATATTAAATGCAATTCTAAGTagtatttaaaattttttaaacTGCCTGAAACCTTCAGACACTGTGAAGGTGTTAATTTTCCAGTGTTGCACAGTAAATGCCCCCCTTGAAGACAATGTTTCTCTACAGACAGGTGATGGGGTGAATGATGCCCCTGCCTTAAAGAAGGCAGAGATTGGCATCGCCATGGGCTCTGGCACTGCCGTGGCCAAGTCAGCCTCTGAGATGGTCCTTGCTGATGACAACTTCTCTTCTATCGTGGCCGCTGTTGAGGAAGGCAGAGCTATTTACaacaacatgaagcagttcataAGATACCTTATCTCGTCCAATGTGGGGGAGGTGGTCTGGTGAGTCTCCTCATGATGAGACGGAAACAGTTTGTCACTCACAGCCCACAGCTCTTGTCAGGGTCTTGCAATGTCACATATATTTAGTATTTGAAGACATTTGAGGACGGTGTTGATGTCTTTTAGTTGTTATTGGAAAGTTAAGTTGTTATTGGAACCAGTTGTTATTGCAAGTTCGTACATGGAGAATTTCCTCTTGTATGAACAAATATTCACtgtgctgaaaacaaaaatacactcagTCACAGTATGCTCACCATCGTAAATCACTTTCACTTTGACACAGATCATTGTCAGCTTTAGCTCTTGAGACTTGCCTCGCTGTGCCCAAACCATAGCACAGCTGCTAACTTGAGTATTCTTCCTGGTAGCATCTTCCTCACTGCTGCGTTGGGCTTCCCTGAGGCTCTGATCCCAGTTCAGCTGCTTTGGGTCAACCTGGTGACTGATGGCCTACCTGCCACTGCCCTTGGCTTCAACCCCCCAGACCTGGACATTATGGAGAGGCCTCCCCGCAACGCTAAGGAGCCCCTGATCTCCGGCTGGCTCTTCT from Myripristis murdjan chromosome 9, fMyrMur1.1, whole genome shotgun sequence encodes:
- the LOC115364912 gene encoding sarcoplasmic/endoplasmic reticulum calcium ATPase 2-like, whose protein sequence is MENAHTKSVEEVYSYFCVNESTGLALDEVKRQREKWGLNELPAEEGKSLWELVVEQFEDLLVRILLLAACISFVLAWFEEGEETITAFVEPFVILLILIANAIVGVWQERNAEDAIEALKEYEPEMGKVYRQDRKTVQRIKAKDIVPGDIVEVAVGDKVPADIRICSIKSTTLRVDQSILTGESVSVIKHTDPVPDPRAVNQDKKNMLFSGTNIAAGKAVGVVVATGVNTEIGKIRDEMAATEQEKTPLQQKLDEFGEQLSKVISLICIAVWIINIGHFNDPVHGGSWIRGAVYYFKIAVALAVAAIPEGLPAVITTCLALGTRRMAKKNAIVRSLPSVETLGCTSVICSDKTGTLTTNQMSVCRMFIVNKSEGDSCSLAEFTITGSTYAPEGEVYHDGKQVKSSQYDALVEMATICALCNDSSLDFNEAKGVYEKVGEATETALTCLVEKMNAFDTDIHHLSKIDRANACNSVIKQLMKKEFTLEFSRDRKSMSVYCTPNKSRSSMGKMFVKGAPEGVIERCTHVRVGNSKVPLSQGIKDKILSVIREYGTGRDTLRCLALATRDSPPKMEDMILSDTAKFSEYESELTFVGCVGMLDPPRQEVAASIKLCRQAGIRVIMITGDNKGTAVAICRRIGILTEEDDIERMAFTGREFDDLTPYAQREAVTHARCFARVEPSHKSKIVEFLQGFDEITAMTGDGVNDAPALKKAEIGIAMGSGTAVAKSASEMVLADDNFSSIVAAVEEGRAIYNNMKQFIRYLISSNVGEVVCIFLTAALGFPEALIPVQLLWVNLVTDGLPATALGFNPPDLDIMERPPRNAKEPLISGWLFFRYLAIGGYVGAATVGAAAWWFTVSDEGPQVTLYQLSHFLQCSPDNPDFDGLDCHVFESPYPMTMALSVLVTIEMCNALNSLSENQSLLRMPPWENIWLLGAICLSMSLHFLILYVEPLPVIFQITPLDFTQWVMVLKISLPVILLDELLKFAARNYLESGKQLDLPASKGSSLPACTEGISWPFVVVSLPLVLWIYSTDTNVSVMFWP